One Arcobacter sp. FWKO B genomic window, AACTTCAGATAAATTATATAGTGTAATGAAATTATTACAAGATAACAACCCCTCATCATGCGTGATTTTTTGCAACACAAAGATAGCTTGTGATGAGCTAGCAGATGATTTGGAGCGAAACTCAGTCCCAGTACTTGTACTTCATAGCGACTTTGAACAAAGAGATAGAAACGAGATACTAGCAATATTTTCAAACAAAAGCTATCCAGTACTAATAGCGACAGATGTAGCAGCAAGGGGTCTTGATATAGATGATATAGAGCTAGTGATAAACTATGACTTACCATACGATATGCAAAACTACACCCACAGGATAGGGCGAACTGCTAGAGCTGGCAAAAGTGGAAAAGCCGTCTCTTTGGTGGACAATATCAAGCTTTTCGATGAGGTCAAAGAGTACGCAAACCTATCAAACCAAATAGAAACAATGAAAAAAGAGCCATTAGATAAAAACTTTAGACTAGAGCCTATATGGAGATCTATCTACATAAACGCAGGCAAAAAAACCAAACTAAGAGCTGGTGATGTAGTAGGTGTCTTGACCGCAAGCATAGGACTAGCCAAAGATGATGTAGGCAAAATCAACACACTAGAGATGTGTACCTATGTAGCCGTAAAAGAAAATGTGGCTACCAAAGCAGTAGAAGGGCTAAATACTCATAAGATTAAAGGGAAGTTTTTTCGGGCGTTTTTGAAGTAGGGATTGGTGGTTTAATAGATGATGTTTTTAATGTATGTTATATGTTTTAAGGTTGTTTTGTATAAAATTTGAAGTCAAATGTAACTAACATACAAATGAAAAAGACAATTTTTAAACCTTGAGGAGATGGAGCAATGCAAAAGCAAGATATATTAAACTATTTAAAATCAAATCAAGAATACTATC contains:
- the dbpA gene encoding ATP-dependent RNA helicase DbpA, encoding MNTTQTITNLKLSPQMVENLQSIGYATLTQIQEKSLPYTLDGQDLIAKAKTGSGKTAAFGIALLNKLDIKLFRIQTLVLCPTRELADQVASELRKLAKFAHNIKITTLCGGMPYRPQVHSLSHQAHIIVGTPGRVLKHLQEESFSAENINTLVLDEADKMLDMGFSEDIHTIINFLPKNRQTMLFSATYPDNIKKLAQSIMTNPAVVEVDTTHQAQVIEQVFYEANSTSDKLYSVMKLLQDNNPSSCVIFCNTKIACDELADDLERNSVPVLVLHSDFEQRDRNEILAIFSNKSYPVLIATDVAARGLDIDDIELVINYDLPYDMQNYTHRIGRTARAGKSGKAVSLVDNIKLFDEVKEYANLSNQIETMKKEPLDKNFRLEPIWRSIYINAGKKTKLRAGDVVGVLTASIGLAKDDVGKINTLEMCTYVAVKENVATKAVEGLNTHKIKGKFFRAFLK